The following coding sequences lie in one Apium graveolens cultivar Ventura chromosome 1, ASM990537v1, whole genome shotgun sequence genomic window:
- the LOC141706422 gene encoding uncharacterized protein LOC141706422 produces the protein MGDVKASGPDGYSACFFKKAWPVIGVDICLDVQDFFRTGKLLKEVNATLISLIPKVEYPSVVGQFRPIALCNVLYKCITKIIADRIKDCLGSLVDDTQNAFIPGRRISDNILLTQEILNNYHRKMVNWIRECIYTPSYSIILNGEMHGYFRGEKGLRQGDPLSPYLFTLVMQVLSLIIKQRISEEGNFKFHPKFKKKRITHLSFADDLFLFCAADPYFVNLLKDAMDKFGRCSGLWPNKEKSNVFLGNVGWDAQLLIQNILEFNEGVLPIRYLRWVNEYRIRRRSFWDIEVAWDASWRIREEIHHFIHIKIGNGQNTNFWFDTWVLDQPLSNWCSHRDILAMRSNKSATMNEFFRDGSWEWPADLISKCPGLNQVWEDIRFKKSVVLRWNLIWFPKSIPKHCFTLDRLEAWQVMHPALCSFCSECPDSREHLFFSCEFCHRVLIEFQKKGYCVDYQGNWGDFIRVAASKWRGRSLHSLINKLVYAAIIYHIWHERNRRIFQNQRKRPWQIVADVEDDIFKKLMGLSVARLPRVQAKLHGWDVGVLFSLSLEVPSIQILLVWSSRFGFGESCGRGRSINSMSCFELLCGLEVGVSGEWESGVCCCYLWKDVLNVCFSGLCVCVWCECVSVRECGRGFGGFSLGGVFSGLGFGFFAVLLFPGGLSCKGLGSWFLFGEGVLILGVLESLCLVWFSEGLQVSLWGGLDSLSFGLFRCYGVSFFVWELGLLYCGVGEGVLRGFQVVIRTRVAGQLGQSASACC, from the exons ATGGGTGATGTTAAAGCCTCAGGGCCGGATGGTTATTCTGCTTGTTTTTTTAAGAAGGCTTGGCCAGTTATTGGGGTTGATATTTGTCTTGATGTGCAGGATTTTTTCAGAACGGGAAAGCTTCTTAAGGAAGTTAATGCTACTTTAATATCGTTAATTCCTAAAGTGGAGTATCCTTCAGTAGTTGGTCAGTTCAGGCCTATTGCTCTGTGTAATGTGCTGTATAAGTGCATCACTAAGATTATTGCTGATCGAATTAAAGATTGTTTGGGGAGCTTAGTGGATGATACCCAGAATGCCTTTATTCCCGGAAGGAGAATTAGTGACAATATCTTGCTTACTCAGGAGATTTTGAATAACTATCATCGAAAG ATGGTGAATTGGATCAGGGAGTGCATCTATACCCCTTCATACTCTATTATTCTTAATGGCGAGATGCATGGTTATTTCAGGGGTGAGAAAGGTCTCCGTCAAGGAGATCCTCTATCGCCGTACCTTTTCACTCTGGTGATGCAGGTGCTTTCTTTAATAATTAAGCAGAGAATTTCCGAGGAAGGGAATTTTAAGTTCCATCCAAAgtttaaaaagaaaagaattaCTCATTTGTCTTTTGCAGATGATTTATTTCTTTTTTGCGCTGCAGATCCTTATTTTGTTAATTTGTTGAAGGATGCTATGGATAAATTTGGTAGGTGCTCTGGTCTTTGGCCAAATAAGGAGAAGAGTAATGTGTTTTTGGGTAATGTTGGTTGGGATGCTCAGTTGCTAATTCAaaatattctggaatttaatGAGGGAGTTCTGCCTATCAGATATTTGAGG TGGGTGAATGAGTACCGTATTCGGAGGAGAAGCTTTTGGGATATCGAAGTGGCGTGGGATGCTTCGTGGAGAATTAGAGAGGAAATTCAtcattttattcatattaaaattGGTAATGGTCAGAATACTAATTTCTGGTTTGACACTTGGGTGTTGGATCAGCCGCTCTCCAATTGGTGTAGCCATAGAGATATTTTGGCTATGCGGTCTAATAAATCTGCAACAATGAATGAGTTCTTTCGTGATGGTAGTTGGGAGTGGCCTGCAGATTTAATTAGTAAATGTCCGGGGCTTAATCAG GTATGGGAGGACATAAGATTTAAGAAGTCGGTTGTTTTACGATGGAATCTTATCTGGTTTCCGAAGAGTATTCCGAAGCACTGCTTTACGCTGGATAGATTGGAGGCATGGCAGGTGATGCATCCAGCTTTATGCAGTTTTTGTTCTGAGTGTCCTGATTCGAGAGAGCACTTATTCTTTTCCTGTGAATTTTGTCACCGAGTGTTGATTGAGTTTCAAAAGAAAGGGTATTGTGTTGATTATCAGGGTAATTGGGGGGATTTCATTCGGGTAGCAGCTAGTAAATGGCGAGGAAGGTCGTTACATTCTTTAATTAACAAGTTAGTGTATGCTGCTATAATTTATCACATTTGGCATGAGCGTAACAGGAGGATATTTCAAAATCAAAGGAAGAGGCCTTGGCAAATTGTTGCTGATGTGGAGGATGATATTTTTAAGAAGCTCATGGGGTTATCAGTGGCTAGACTTCCGAGAGTTCAAGCTAAACTTCATGGATGGG ATGTTGGGGTTCTTTTTTCTCTGAGTTTAGAGGTTCCTTCAATCCAAATTTTGTTGGTATGGAGTTCTAGATTTGGTTTTGGAGAGTCATGCGGGAG GGGTAGGTCTATTAATTCAATGAGTTGCTTTGAGTTGTTATGTGGTCTGGAGGTGGGTGTTAGTGGAGAGTGGGAGTCTGGCGTGTGCTGCTGTTATCTGTGGAAGGATGTTCTTAATGTGTGTTTTTCTGGATTATGTGTGTGCGTCTGGTGTGAGTGTGTGAGTGTGAGGGAGTGTG GGAGGGGTTTTGGGGGCTTTAGTTTGGGGGGTGTCTTTTCTGGTCTAGGGTTTGGGTTTTTTGCTGTTTTGTTGTTTCCTGGGGGGCTCTCGTGCAAGGGGCTTGGGTCTTGGTTTTTGTTCGGGGAGGGGGTTCTTATATTAGGTGTGTTGGAGAGTTTATGCTTAGTGTGGTTTAGTGAGGGGTTGCAGGTGAGTTTGTGGGGTGGCCTAGATTCGCTTAGTTTCGGCCTTTTTCGCTGCTATGGGGTCTCCTTCTTTGTTTGGGAGCTAGGTCTGTTGTACTGTGGTGTAGGGGAGGGGGTTCTGAGAGGGTTTCAGGTAGTTATTAGGACGAGGGTGGCTGGACAG TTGGGTCAATCTGCATCTGCATGCTGTTGA
- the LOC141666958 gene encoding UDP-glycosyltransferase 85A8-like has product MSSTRDAKSKPHALCIPYPAQGHINPVLNLAKLLHQKGFHISFVNTEFNHNRLIKSKGLQALNGLSDFRFYSIPDGLPPSDPDATQDIATLCKYTPINCLGPFCNLISELNNFSISGLPPVTCIVSDATMSFTLAAAEKFGITEVLVWTASSCGLIAYMQYHQLVERGYIPLQDMSYVTNGYLHTNIDWAPGMKDMKLKDFPSFIRTTDPNDIMLNFFIDLTAALCKARAVIINTFDTLEQDVLEAISVSQPHIYTIGPLHLMMKQIQDNRLKSIGSSLWKEEDTCIDWLDNRELNSVVYVNFGSITTMNAEQLTEFAWGLANSKKHFLWIVRPDIIAGDTAKVPQEFVVETRERGRLASWCSQERVLKHPAIGCFLTHSGWNSTLESIASGVPVICWPFFAEQQTNCKYSCVEWEIGFEIDNKVKRAEVEELVRELMDGDKGKRLKTNVLEWKKKAELAASPGGSSSQNLDRFIHEVLLAK; this is encoded by the exons ATGAGCTCAACGAGAGATGCAAAGAGTAAGCCTCATGCCTTGTGTATTCCATACCCTGCACAAGGTCACATTAATCCAGTGCTAAACCTAGCCAAGCTTCTTCACCAGAAGGGCTTTCATATCTCATTTGTCAACACAGAATTTAACCACAATCGCCTGATCAAATCCAAGGGTCTGCAGGCCCTTAATGGCTTGTCCGACTTTCGGTTTTACTCTATCCCTGATGGCCTACCCCCCTCAGATCCTGATGCAACTCAAGATATTGCTACTCTGTGCAAGTACACTCCAATTAACTGTTTAGGTCCTTTTTGCAACCTTATTTCTGAACTCAACAACTTCTCTATCTCGGGTTTACCACCTGTGACATGTATTGTTTCTGATGCGACGATGAGCTTCACACTAGCAGCTGCTGAGAAGTTTGGTATTACTGAAGTTCTGGTTTGGACGGCAAGCTCTTGTGGCCTCATAGCATATATGCAGTACCACCAACTTGTTGAAAGAGGCTACATACCACTACAAG ATATGAGCTATGTAACAAATGGATATCTACATACAAATATTGATTGGGCTCCTGGAATGAAAGACATGAAATTGAAGGATTTTCCAAGTTTCATCAGAACTACTGACCCAAATGATATCATGCTTAACTTCTTCATAGATCTGACTGCAGCGCTTTGTAAAGCTCGTGCAGTTATTATAAACACATTTGACACTCTTGAACAGGATGTTTTGGAAGCAATTTCCGTGAGTCAACCACATATCTATACCATTGGGCCGCTGCACTTAATGATGAAACAAATCCAGGATAATAGACTTAAGTCCATCGgctcaagtttgtggaaagaagaGGATACCTGCATTGACTGGCTTGACAATAGAGAACTAAACTCTGttgtttatgtgaattttggcAGTATCACTACCATGAATGCTGAACAGCTCACTGAATTTGCATGGGGCCTAGCTAATAGCAAAAAGCACTTCTTGTGGATAGTCAGGCCTGATATTATTGCTGGCGACACAGCCAAGGTACCTCAAGAGTTTGTGGTTGAAACAAGAGAAAGAGGCAGGCTGGCAAGCTGGTGCTCTCAAGAACGAGTCCTGAAGCACCCAGCCATTGGATGTTTTTTGACACATAGCGGGTGGAATTCGACTTTAGAGAGCATTGCTAGTGGCGTGCCAGTGATTTGTTGGCCATTTTTTGCTGAACAGCAGACGAATTGTAAGTATAGTTGCGTGGAATGGGAAATTGGATTCGAGATTGATAATAAAGTTAAGAGAGCCGAAGTGGAGGAGTTGGTGAGAGAGCTGATGGATGGTGATAAAGGAAAAAGGTTAAAGACGAATGTTTTGGAATGGAAAAAGAAAGCAGAATTAGCTGCTAGCCCTGGTGGTTCTTCTTCACAAAATTTAGACAGATTCATTCATGAGGTGCTGCTAGCAAAGTAG